The nucleotide window CAATGTAGGCAGGCAGTCCTCAATTATAAATATGATCTACATCCATCCTTCCCAAGAATCCAATACCAATACCACTTATTTTTTACAACTTAACGAAAGATTCCCATTTTCAATTCATACACTTTACAGAATGTCCATTTAATTTTAATTGCGGTGAATGGAGTGAATTTATGAAGCCGTCCTACTTAATTAAACCTGCCCTGGATGAGACCTATCCAGAAATTGATTATGGGAAAGGTGTCTTTCTTTTTGACAAAGATGGCAAGAAGTATCTTGATGCTGCATCCGGGGCTGTCACGGCAAATATTGGACACGGAGTTCCGGAAATTATATTGGCTATGCATGAACAATCGAAACGGGTTTCTTTTGTTTACCGCTCCCAATTCACCAGTGAGGCGGCAGAAAGACTGGCAGAAAAACTTGCTGATGCTTTGCCGGGGGATCTAAATTGGAGTTTCTTTGTGAACAGTGGTTCCGAGGCAACCGAAACGGCCCTGAAAATTGCGATTCAGTACTGGCAAGAGAAAGGGATTAAGTCAAAAACAAAAATTCTATCAAGATGGATTAGTTACCACGGCATTACTCTGGGTGCTCTTTCCATGTCTGGACATCCAGGCAGAAGAGCAAGATTTGTTCCGTTGCTTGAGGACTTTCCATCGATTTCCCCTCCATATTGCTATCGCTGTCCATATCAAAGCACTGCACCTGAGTGCGGATATTTATGTGCGATGGAGCTTGAGGGGGCAATCAAACGGATCGGTTCTGATCATATTGCAGGATTTATTGCAGAACCTGTGATTGGTGCGGCGGGAGGGGCAATTACACCTCCACAAGGTTACTACGAAACTATTAAAAAAATTTGTGACGATAATAATATATTATTCATTGCGGATGAGGTGATGACGGGCTTTGGCCGAACAGGTCCTATTCTGGCATCAGAACACTGGAATGTCATCCCCGATATTGTCGCGCTCGGCAAGGGTATGGGCGCGGGGTACGCCCCGATTGCCGCGACAGTCGTAAGTGATCACGTCATGGAGCCAATCATGCACGGCTCTAAATCGATTATGAGCGGCCATACACTTAGCGCGAATCCGCAATCATGTGCCGCTGCACTGGCAGTTTTAGAATATCTCGAGAAAAATGACATTTTAAGTGAAGTTGAATCAAAGTCCATTTACTTAAAAACTAAAATTGATAAGTTAAAAAAACAGTTTGATTTTATAGGAGATGTACGGGGAAAAGGTTTGCTGCTAGGTATAGAATTTGTCAGAATGCCAGGTGCGAAAATTCCGTTCGAGCGAAGTATGAAGTTAACTGAGCTGGTTATAAAAGCTGGCAGGGATCAAGGAATCTTGCTGTATCCTGCAGGTGCCGTCCTGGATGGAATGTCAGGGGACGCAGTGATTATTTCCCCGCCGCTGACTATCACTAAGCGTGAGATTGACGAGTTAGTGAACTTGCTGAAGGCAACCTTCTTTGAAGTATATAGAATACTGGGATTTCCTTATGAAAATGGAGTTGAATAATAGATGGAAAATCCATTCGGAAAAATAGCAACGCTTGAGCAGGCAATGGATCATTTTTATGACGGAATGACCTTAATGTTTGGCGGTTTTGGTGGAGTAGGATCGCCTCCCGATCTGATAAAGGGCATTCTTGAAAAAAAAATAAAAGATCTGGTGCTGATAGGAAATGATACGGGTTTCCCTGAAATCGGCATCGGGAAAATTGTCAGCCGGGGAAAAGCAAGAAAAGTCATCGCCTCCCATATTGGGTCGAATCCAGTAGCTGGCGAACTGATGACCAGGGGTGAAATGGAGGTTGAGTTCTCGCCGCAGGGAACTCTGACGGAACGCATCAGGGCTGGTGGAATGGGTCTTGGAGCCATTCTGACAGATGTAGGTGTTGACCATGATTTCGTTGCAAAAGGGAAACAAAGAATGACTTTAAACGGGAAAGAGTATTTGATCGAAACAGCATTAACCGCTGAAGTATCAATTGTTTATGCCAAAAAGGCAGACCCTTACGGAAATCTAGTTTTTGATAAAAGTGCCAGGAATACCAACCCGCTTGTAGCCATGGCAGGAAATTTCACGATAGCAGAGGCAGAGGTAATTGTACCTCTTGGCAGTCTGGACCCTGAGGAAATCGTGACGCCTGGGGTATTCGTGGATATGGTGATTCCTTCTGGAGGGGTGGATTGGAAATGGGCATGGGAGTAGATGTAAGAAATAGGATGGACCGCAGAGCAGCCGAAGAAATCGTCCCAGGTATGGTTGTCAATCTGGGCATTGGAATTCCCTCTCTAGTACCTAACCACCTTCCGAGAGAAACTCGTGTGATGTTTCATGCTGAAAACGGAATTGTTGGTATGGGGGAGTCGCCTGAAAAGGGAATGGAGGATGAAAACCTGTGTAATGCTGGGGGTTTTCCCGTTACGGTCATGGCGGGTTCGTCTTATTGCGATAGTGCTGTAGCCTTCGGAATGATTCGCAGAGGCAGAGTGGATCTTACTATTCTAGGATCCTTGCAGGTTAGCCAAAAAGGGGACCTGGCAAACTGGATCGTTCCCGGCAAAAAAGTTCCGGGTATGGGCGGAGCGATGGAACTGGCACAAAAAGCAGGGAAGGTAGTCGTTTTGATGAACCATACAGACAAAAATGGTGTGCCTAAAATAGTAGACTCATGCACATTGCCTTTGACCGCCGAAAACTGTGTCGACATTATTATTACGGATCTCGCTGTTTTTAAAATACATGAAGATTCCTTGATTCTGTCTGAACTTTTTGCTCCACATACTGTTACTGAAGTTACTGCCAAGACCGCGTGCGACTTTTCAATCCCCGAGGAGATCCGGATTATTGAATAGTAAAGGAGCTGATATCGTGCAATCTGCTGAACAAAAGGTGAGAAATTACATTAAGGAAAGCAGAATCAGGGGAACACGGCTTTTGCAAAAATTAGTCCAGGAACCAAGTACAAGAGGGAATGAAAGCGGAGCGCAGGCGGTCATTATTGAAAAATGCCGTGAGCTCGGACTGGAAATGGATATTTGGGAAATCGGGGATAGCGGACTGGCTGCTCACCCCGCATTTTGTTCTGATCGAAAAGATTTCAGTGGAAACCCGAATGCAGTAGGAATCATGAGGGGAACAGGTGGAGGCAGGTCGATGATCCTGAATGGACATATCGATGTAGTTCCAGCTGGTGACCCAAAAGATTGGGATAAGGATGCGTTTAGCTGCCATATTGAATGTGGCAAGTTGTTTGGCAGAGGTTCTACGGATATGAAGGGTGGAACAACTTCACTGCTCATGGCAATGGAAGCAATAAAAAATTCAGGAATAAAATTAAAGGGCGATGTCATTTTTCAAAGTGTGATTGAAGAAGAAAGTGGTGGAGCGGGCACACTTGCCACAGTCCTGCGTGGTTATGGAGCAGATGCTGCAATCATTCCAGAACCGACCAATATGAAGCTGTTTCCAAAACAGCAGGGTTCGATGTGGTTCAGAGTTTCTGTAAAAGGAAAAGGGGCGCATGGCGGAACGAGGTACGAAGGTGTCAATGCGATTGAAAAAGCGATGCTGGTGATTGATAGATTGAGATGCTTGGAGTCTCAGAGAAATGAAAGAATCACAGACCCGCTTTTTAAAAGTATCCCCATTCCTATTCCTATCAATATTGGTAAAATTCAGGCCGGGGACTGGCCATCTTCTGTACCTGATTTAGCGGTCATCGAGGGCAGGATGGGGGGTTGCACCAAATGAAACACAGGAAGAAGCAAAACGTGAAATGTATAAAGCCATTGTCGATGTTTGCAACCAGGATCCTTGGTTAACAGAAAACAAGGCTGAACTTGAATGGTTCGGGGCAAGCTGGCTGCCAGGCGACCTGGATCCTGAACATGAACTGATTCACGTCCTTACTGAAAGCTTTAAGGAGGTTAAGGAACAGCCTCCATTAATCGAAGCATCTCCATGGGCTACAGATGGTGGTATCCTTTCCAAGGTCGGCGGAGTGCCAGTAGTGGTTTTTGGTCCAGGAGTGACGGAAACGGCTCATCAGGCAAATGAATATATCAAGCTTGAAGATATCTTTGAAGCAGCGGAAATCATTGCATTGACACTGCTTCAGTGGTGTGGAATCAGCGAATAAACTTTTCACAGATAAAAAGCAGTTCATTTACTAAGAGTTATACAATTGTCCATTCTCAAAGAGCACTGATATCTATCTTATAAAAGGGAATTAAACATTCAAATCAGGATGAGGGGGAATTAAAAAGTGGGAGATATCAAGATAAGGACGGCCATTCCTGGACCAAAGGCAATGAAGTTGCTGGAGAGAAAAGAAAAGAATGTACCTGTTGGACCTTTCAATACAATTAAATCTTTTGCGGAAAGAGGCGAAGGTGCATTATTGACCGATGTCGATGGAAACACATTCATCGATTTTGCAGGTGCAATCGGCACACTGAACGTAGGTCACTGTCCACCTGAGGTTGTGAGGGCACTTCATGAGCAAATCGACCGCTATCTTCACCCTTGCTTTCATGTAATGATGTATGAACCATATATAGAACTTTCGGAGTTGTTAAATAAAATCACACCTGGTACACATGATAAAAAAACTTTTTTCCTAAGCAGCGGAGCTGAAGCGGTAGAAAATGCGATTAAAATAGCCAGGAAGTACTCAGGACGAAAAGGAATTATTTCATTTGAACGGGGATTTCATGGAAGGACCTATATGACCATGTCCCTGACTAGCAAAGTGAAACCCTACAAGTACCAGTTCGGACCTTTCGCACCAGAAACATATAAATGACCTTACCCAGTGTATTCTCAAGAAAAAGCCATGTCACCTGAAGAACTTGATGAATTTATGCTGAAAAAGTTTGAGGTCTTTTTCCTAAGCGAGGTGCCAGGCACTGAAATTGCAGCGGTCATAATGGAACCGATCCAGGGGGAAGGCGGCTTTAATATTCCCTCTAAAAGCTTTGTTCAAGGTGTGAAGAGAATTTGTGATCAGTATGGCATCCTCTTTATTGCAGATGAAATCCAAACCGGTTTTGGCAGGACAGGGAAGATGTTTGCGATGGAGCATTACGATGTCATCCCTGATTTGATGACAATGTCCAAATCAATTGCTGCCGGGCTGCCAATCAGCGCGGTCACAGGAAAGTCAGAAATTATGGATTCTGCCGGAATAGGGGAAATTGGCGGAACCTTTGGCGGAAGTCCTCTTGGTTGTGTAGCGGCAATAGAAGTCGTTAAAATGATAGAAGAACAGAAGCTTCTTGAACGAGCGAACCTGTTCGGCGAGAAGTTTCAGGAAAGGTTCGGCCTACTGACAGATCGTTTTACCGAAGTTGGTGATATCCGTTCTTTGGGAGCGATGTGTGCGATCGAATTTTTCGATGATAATAATCAGCCTAACGGACAAATCGTCCGGGAAATACTTGCGAAAGCCCATCAGAGAGGATTAATTTTAATGAGTGCTGGTCTCTACGGAAATGTAATCAGGCTTTTAGCTCCGCTTGTAATAACAGATGATCAGATGGATGAAGGCTTCAATGCACTGGAATCAGTAATTGCTGAATGCTGCCAGAGGTAGGAGGGGAAGAAAATGAAACAGAATTTATGGATTAACGGAGAGCATGCTGAAACAGAAAAATATCGGCCGCTTTCAAATCCCTATAATGGAAAAATTATTGCCGATGTAGCAGAGGCGAGCAAGGAAGATGTAACAAGAGCAATCGATGCAGCTGCTGAGGCAGCAAGGATGATGGCAGAGATGGACGCCCATAAGCGTTCAGATATCCTTCGGCGAGTGGCAGAACTAATCCAGGAAGACAGGGAGGAGTGTGCCCGTCTGATCGCGGAGGAATCCTCTAAACCATTGAAGGCTGCTCTTGGTGAAGTGGACCGTACAATCATGACGTATACATTTGCATCAGAAGAGGCGAGGAGGCTTCATGGTGAAACAATCCCGATGGATGCCGCTCCAGGAGGCGAAGGAAGAGTGGCCTATACTGAAAGGGAGCCGCTCGGAGTAATTGCTGCAATCACTCCTTTCAACTTTCCGATGAACCTTGTAGCACATAAGGTCGGTCCGGCAATCGCCGCCGGAAATACGTTAGTCCTTAAACCAGCCAGCCAGACGCCATTATCCGCGTATAAAATTGCTTCCTATTTCCATCAGGCAGGACTCCCTGCGGGTGCTTTAAATGTAGTGACTGGCAGCGGAAAAAATGTTGGTGATGTGCTGACTTCCGATGATCGAGTAAAAATGGTCACATTTACTGGCAGTCCTGAAGTGGGGAAGCACATCCGTGAACGTGCAGGATTAAAACGTGTAACACTTGAACTGGGATCTAACTCAGCATTGATTGTCGATGAAGGGACTCACCTGAAAAAAGTGATGCCAAGAGTCGTTACTGGAGCCTTCTCTAATCAGGGGCAGGTTTGTATCTCTATCCAGAGGATTTTCGTACACGAAAAGATATGTGATGAATTTGTATCTTTGTTCATTGAAGAAGCTGGCAAACTGAAGGTAGGAGATCCTCTGGATGAGCAAACAGATTTAGCTGCAATGATCAGCGGAAATGATGTAACAAGAGCAAAGACCTGGATACAGGACGCGGTGAAGAATGGAGCAGAGCTGGTATATGGCGGTGAAAGTGACAGACAAATCCTCAAGCCAACTGTGCTGCTGAATGCCCAGCTTACTGATAAAATTTCCTGTGAGGAAGTATTCGCACCTGTTGTTCATATTAACACCTTTAAGGAATTCGAAGATGCAATTGATCAAGTCAATGATTCTAAATACGGGCTGCAGGCAGGAGTATATACGAACGATCTGCAAAAAGCATTTAAAGCCGCAAAAAAAACTACATGTAGGCGGTGTGATGATCAATGATATCCCGACATTCCGGGTTGATCATATGCCATATGGCGGTGTGAAAATGAGCGGGACCGGGAGAGAAGGTATTAAATATGCTTTAGAAGAGATGACCGAACTTAAGCTTGTATCCATCAAACTTGATTAAACACTCAGCCTGGCCAAAAGCCAGGCTTTTAATACGATGGGGATTTTAAAAGGGGGCACAAAGATGCATTTAGGGAGATCAATGGTTTTATCAGAAAAGGAGTATAACATGACCGTTTATCTTGATAAACAGAATAAGCGGGTCAGAGTTGAAGACTATTTAGGGAGATTATCTAGTGTATTGGACCGAGCTGAAGAACTTCTAGAGAGTGAAAAGGGCGATAAATTGATTATCAAGGGCAGAAGGGAAGATTTTACCGAGCTGGTTGAACGAGGGTTTAGTTTTGAGGCAAGTATTGACGGATTTTTCCTAGGCTCAGATTGTATGTTCTTTTCGAAGTTTTTCAGCGACGATAGAAAGGCTTCACCGCATTGGCTGCAAGAGGACGGAATCATTAAAAGTGTTTACCATTTGGCAGAGCCGGCACAGAAAATCACTCCTCCGAAAGATTATGTTTTGAAAAAAATGGACGAAACTGATGCTTCAGGTTTATCGGCGTTATACAAAGAAGTTTTCCAAATTTACCCCACACCGTTGAATGATAAAGACTATATCGTCCAAACGATGAAGGAAGGCAGTATTTATTACGGTTTTGCTCATGATGGTCAGATCGTTAGCGCTGCATCAGCAGAAGTGAACTCTTTTTATAAAAATGCTGAAATGACTGATTGCGCGACATTAAAAGAGCATAGGAAGCATGGACTGATGAAGGTTCTTTTAGCCCGCCTAGAGGATGAACTCATTGAAAATGGCATTTATTGCTCGTACTCTATCGCCAGGGCTTTATCATTCGGGATGAACGCAGCACTGTACCAATTGGGTTATGCATACCGAGGCAGGCTGGTGAACAATGTATATATCTATGATAAAATTGAAAATATGAATGTATGGGTAAAGAATTTGGCAAAACCGCCAAATTTTGGGCAGTGATAAGACAGTTTTTCGGCACTCTGTCATATACTCAATATGGGAGTGTGATGAGATTGAATTCAGTATCAAATGTGACGGAAGAAATCTTGAGCGCAATATTGAAATGCATCGACGAAGCCATCCATGTCGTGAATACAGAAGGCATAACCATTTTCTATAATGAAGTTGCTGCCAAGCACGATGGACTGAGAATCAGCGAAGTGGTTGGGAAGCCCCTGCTTAATGTATTCCCTTCATTGAACAATCAGTCTAGCACTCTATTGAAAGTAATCGAAACGAAGAAACCGATCTATAATGAAACTCAAACTTTCGTTAATTTGCATGGACATAAGATCGACACTGTGAATACAACCTTGCCAATCTTTGTACAGGGGGAATTGATCGGAGCAGTTGAAATTGCAAAGGATTATTCCCAAATCAAGCAGCTTTCTGAACGTCTGGTCGAAATTCAAAAAAGTCTCAAGCAACGTGGCGGAAAAGCAATAAAACAACAAGCAGTCTATACGTTCAGAGACCTGCTTACAAACAATAAACATTTCATCACGGTTAAAGAGAAGGCAGAGAAACTGGCAAAATCTGATTCTCCGATTCTTGTGTATGGGGAAAGCGGGACCGGCAAGGAGCTTTTCGTCCAATCCATCCATAACGCCTCAAGCCGGGCAGCGGGTCCTTTTATTGCGCAAAACTGTGCAGCAATACCAGAGAATTTGCTTGAAAGCATCCTTTTCGGTACATCAAAGGGAAGCTATACAGGAGCAGTGGACAGGCCTGGATTGTTTGAGCTTGCTAACGGTGGTACACTTTTCCTTGATGAATTGAATTCGATGCCCTTCGACCTTCAAGCCAAGCTTCTTCGTGTCATTGAGGATGGTGCTGTCAGAAGAATCGGCGGGTCGAATGTCATTTCCGTTGATGTAAGAGTGATTTCAGCGATGAATGTTTACCCTACTGTGGCAATGGAGGCAAACCAGCTGCGGACGGATCTGTTTTACCGCCTGAATGTATTGACATTCGAACTGATGCCCTTAAGACAAAGGAAGGAAGACATCGTTTATTTGTCCGATATCTTTATCAGCCAATATAACAAGCGGCTGCGGAAGCATGTCTCAGGTCTGGACGAGAATGTGAAAGCAATTTTCCTTAAACATCAATGGCCAGGTAATGTCAGGGAGCTGAAGCATACAGTTGAATATATGATGAACGTGTGTGAAGACAGAATGATGCTGACTGGTCAAGACCTGCCAATGATGATGAAAAACATCCAGCCAGATCCCAGTGAACAAACTCGTACTTCCTTTGTTTTGAGAGAGAATCTAAGGGAGCTCGAAATTCAATTAATCAATGATGCACTGAAGGCTTCCGGCGGAAATGTCCAGCAAGCAGCAGTCCTCCTTGAAATTCCAAGACAGACATTGCAATATAAAATAAAGAAATTGAATATATAACCCAATCTAATCTGCCGAATTTTCAGCAGGTTATTTTCTTATATACCCGCTTTATATACCCCGGCATCATGCACAAACCTTTGCGGAAAGCTGAATTTAATGAATTCAGAATAATCCGTCATTTTTGGCACGGAACTTGCATTATAAATAGCTATAAAAACAGCTAGGGGGAATTGGGATGAAACAAACATTATATAAGCCTTCAAGACATTGGAAGGATATTGAGCTCTGGAAGGATGTTACGGAAGAGCAGTGGAATGATTGGCTATGGCAGCTTACCAATACTATCAGGACACTCGATGATCTAAAGAAGGTTATTAATCTTACACCTGAAGAAGAAGAGGGTGTAAGGATCTCAACGAAGACAATTCCACTGAATATCACACCTTACTACGCTTCATTAATGAATCCGGATGACCCACGCTGTCCAATCAGGATGCAGTCAGTACCAATCTCCAAGGAAATACACAAAACAAAATATGATCTTGAAGATCCACTTCATGAGGATGAGGATTCACCAGTACCTGGTTTAACACATAGATATCCTGATAGGGTGCTTTTCCTTGTGACCAACCAATGCTCGATGTATTGCCGATACTGCACACGCAGAAGATTTTCCGGACAGATCGGTATGGGTGTTGCGAAGAAACAGCTTGATGCTGCAATCAACTATATCAGGAATACCCCTGAAGTGCGTGATGTATTGATTTCTGGCGGTGATGGGCTACTAATTAACGATAATATTCTCGAATATATCTTAAAGAACCTGAGAGAAATCGACCATGTTGAAATCATCAGGATTGGAACTCGGGCACCAGTTGTTTTCCCACAGCGAATTACTGAAAATCTTTGTTCGATCCTCAAAAAATACCATCCAATCTGGCTGAATACACACTTTAATACATCAATTGAAATTACTGAAGAATCGAAGATGGCCTGTGAAATGCTTGCCAATGCAGGAGTTCCTGTCGGAAATCAATCTGTCATACTTGCAGGAATCAATGACAGTGTTCCGATTATGAAAAAGCTTATGCATGACCTGGTGAAAATTCGTGTCCGGCCTTATTATATATATCAATGTGACCTGTCAGAAGGCATTGGCCATTTCCGGGCGCCGGTCACAAAAGGACTCGAAATTATCGAAGGCTTAAGAGGGCATACGTCTGGTTACGCCGTCCCGACAGTATTTTTTATAGGAAGTATAAAAATAACTTTACCTGCTTATACTTTTTTAATAAAAAGGCATAAGAGGTTTTTTTTATGGAAAAAACAAGATTTCACAAACATGTAGCAATCTATTTAAGAATCAGCCAGGAGAAAAGAAATGAAAACGAAGAAACACTAAAGAACCATAGGGAGATTCTGGTGGAACATGCCAAGGCTATTAATTGTACATATGATATTTATGGTGAAGTAATTAGTGGTGGTAAATCTAACATTGAAGACAGGTTAGAACTTCAGAGGCTATTTAATAATATTGAAAATTATGATGCGATCTTATGTATTGAGCTTTCGCGCTTATCAAGAAATGGACTCATTTCTCAAACGGTTAAACAATATTGTATGGATTTTGATAAACCCATTATTACTCCATTCTATGAATACGACCTTGCAAATAATGAAAATGACCGATTAATGTTTGATTTAGGAAGTTTGATTGCTAGCCATGAACATGGTGTTATTGGCAAGCGCAGTAAAATAAACAAAATACAGATGTCTAAAGCAGGCTTACATGTTAGTGGAAATGTCCCGTTTGGGTATGTTAGAAATAATGAAACCAAGAAGCTAGAGATAAATGATAAGGAAGCTAAAATTGTTAGGTATATATTTGACTTGCATTCAAGTGGTTTAGGCAGTTTTAAAATAAGGGAAATTTTAAATAAAGAAGGATATAAAACAAAAAAGAACAATCACTTTGAATTACCTACAATAAAAAGAATAATAAAAAATCCAGTGTATAAAGGAACCATTGTATTTAATGATAGGAAAAGGAAAAAGAAAGATGGTAAGTTTGTGTATGAAATTGTAGAAACCATTGTAGTGGATAAAGCTCACCCTTGGATTATATCACCTGAAGAGTGGGAAAGAGCTAATCAGGATTGTCTTGAAAGAGCAAAGAATGCAAGACAATTTAGAGAAAAACCTGCAATCAAAACAGGATATACTATGTTAAAAGACTTGATTTATTGTGGCGTTTGTGGCAGAAAAATGACAATTAGGAAAGATAATAAAAATACAAGTACTTATACTATAAAACGCTGTGAATATTTACTAATTGGTGGAGAAAAATGCCAAAACTGTGGAATTAAATTAGAATTCGTAGAAAATGAAGTGTACGATGAACTACAAGAATATAAAAATAAATTGACGGAAAGTCTCAGGATGATTCAGCTAAACGATGAGACTAAATTAAAAAATCAACTAACTGAAAGGCTTGTAAAGGTTGAAAAGAAGTTAAAAGATGTTTTAAGACAACAGAAGCGACTAATAGACTTTGCTGTTGAGGGAATCTTTACAACTGAACAGATAAGAGAAAAGAAGCAAGAGTTATTAACTCTACAGCAGAACTTAGAGAAAGAGAAAAAGGATTTATTAAATGAAATTAATAATCCATCATTTGAAAATATCACAATAAATATACAAGGCGTTATTCATTCGATAGAAAACCTTAAAAATATGAATACTGTAGAAGTAAATCAAACTCTTAAAACATTTATAAAAAAGATATTTTATACCAGAGTTATTCCAGCAGAATTATTGGTGAAATCCACACAGAATAAACAGAGAAGGTACTACCCGTATCAGCTTGAATTTGAATACAAAAAATAGCTATTTAAAATGAGCTATTCAAAAATTAGTTAACAATAAATTAAAACTGTAGGCATCTCGTCTTTTTGAGATACCTACAGCCTAATTCACCAAGGTAATTTGATGTTATTGTATATTTCCTCGTTTTCTGGTATATATAACTCAAAGTTCCTAATGTAGTTTGGTTCAATATAAGTTCTAGTGGACGATAGAGCAATGTGATTTAACAATTGTTGAATGGTAGTTATTAACGCACCCGATTCAAACATCATTGTTCCAAAACTATGTCTCATGGAGTGAACCCTAACTTTGGGAAGATTCGCAAAAGTTAGGTATGAATTTAGTAGTTTATTTACGGAATCATAAGTTAAGCCGGGAAAAAGTTTATCACTATGTGATAGGTGATTTTCTATGCAATATTTTTGTATTTGCTTACCAACACCATGTCTTAAAATTAAATAGTGTGATCGCTTGTTTTTTGTTTCTTTTAGAAAGATTAGATCATTGTCGAAATCTATGTTTTCGACAGTGGCATTCAATATTTCATTTTTTCTAGAGCCAGTTGATAATAATAGAATGAAAAGTAGTAAATCTCTTTTTAAATTACAACTGTGTTTGATTATACTTCGTAAAAGCCTAATAATTTCATGCCGATTGAGTATTCTCGGTGGAATCCTCGATGGTTTATAATTTTTTAATTTAAATTCAATTTCCATCATTACATTATCAAAAGCATAGTTCTTAAATAAATATTTAAAGAAACTTTTAAGTGCAGCGTGACAAGTTGATAGCCAAGAATACCCTTTATCAGTTCTAGAAAATAAGAACTGATCTAATAAAGTAGAATTAATGGGTAGAAACCGTACAGTTTTACCGTTTACATCAATCAGTTCAAATATTTGTTCTAAATGCAATTCACCATATTTTTGTTCGGTTAATTCGGATAGATATTGACCAAAATGCTCCAGTTTGTCTTTATAAGCTTCTTTAGTTTTCTTCGTAAAATTTGTGCATAGAAGAAATTTATTAATTTCCTTAACATATGGTTCCATTTCTAATTTTTTGACTCCTTTTAAAAAATTTCATTAAGCAGAGCTTCCATAGGGAATGGATAATTTTTCATTACTTGTTCCTTTAAATCAATAGGAAGAAGTTG belongs to Mesobacillus subterraneus and includes:
- a CDS encoding CoA transferase subunit A encodes the protein MENPFGKIATLEQAMDHFYDGMTLMFGGFGGVGSPPDLIKGILEKKIKDLVLIGNDTGFPEIGIGKIVSRGKARKVIASHIGSNPVAGELMTRGEMEVEFSPQGTLTERIRAGGMGLGAILTDVGVDHDFVAKGKQRMTLNGKEYLIETALTAEVSIVYAKKADPYGNLVFDKSARNTNPLVAMAGNFTIAEAEVIVPLGSLDPEEIVTPGVFVDMVIPSGGVDWKWAWE
- a CDS encoding recombinase family protein, with amino-acid sequence MEKTRFHKHVAIYLRISQEKRNENEETLKNHREILVEHAKAINCTYDIYGEVISGGKSNIEDRLELQRLFNNIENYDAILCIELSRLSRNGLISQTVKQYCMDFDKPIITPFYEYDLANNENDRLMFDLGSLIASHEHGVIGKRSKINKIQMSKAGLHVSGNVPFGYVRNNETKKLEINDKEAKIVRYIFDLHSSGLGSFKIREILNKEGYKTKKNNHFELPTIKRIIKNPVYKGTIVFNDRKRKKKDGKFVYEIVETIVVDKAHPWIISPEEWERANQDCLERAKNARQFREKPAIKTGYTMLKDLIYCGVCGRKMTIRKDNKNTSTYTIKRCEYLLIGGEKCQNCGIKLEFVENEVYDELQEYKNKLTESLRMIQLNDETKLKNQLTERLVKVEKKLKDVLRQQKRLIDFAVEGIFTTEQIREKKQELLTLQQNLEKEKKDLLNEINNPSFENITINIQGVIHSIENLKNMNTVEVNQTLKTFIKKIFYTRVIPAELLVKSTQNKQRRYYPYQLEFEYKK
- a CDS encoding 3-oxoacid CoA-transferase subunit B is translated as MGMGVDVRNRMDRRAAEEIVPGMVVNLGIGIPSLVPNHLPRETRVMFHAENGIVGMGESPEKGMEDENLCNAGGFPVTVMAGSSYCDSAVAFGMIRRGRVDLTILGSLQVSQKGDLANWIVPGKKVPGMGGAMELAQKAGKVVVLMNHTDKNGVPKIVDSCTLPLTAENCVDIIITDLAVFKIHEDSLILSELFAPHTVTEVTAKTACDFSIPEEIRIIE
- the ablB gene encoding putative beta-lysine N-acetyltransferase; amino-acid sequence: MHLGRSMVLSEKEYNMTVYLDKQNKRVRVEDYLGRLSSVLDRAEELLESEKGDKLIIKGRREDFTELVERGFSFEASIDGFFLGSDCMFFSKFFSDDRKASPHWLQEDGIIKSVYHLAEPAQKITPPKDYVLKKMDETDASGLSALYKEVFQIYPTPLNDKDYIVQTMKEGSIYYGFAHDGQIVSAASAEVNSFYKNAEMTDCATLKEHRKHGLMKVLLARLEDELIENGIYCSYSIARALSFGMNAALYQLGYAYRGRLVNNVYIYDKIENMNVWVKNLAKPPNFGQ
- a CDS encoding sigma-54 interaction domain-containing protein — encoded protein: MRLNSVSNVTEEILSAILKCIDEAIHVVNTEGITIFYNEVAAKHDGLRISEVVGKPLLNVFPSLNNQSSTLLKVIETKKPIYNETQTFVNLHGHKIDTVNTTLPIFVQGELIGAVEIAKDYSQIKQLSERLVEIQKSLKQRGGKAIKQQAVYTFRDLLTNNKHFITVKEKAEKLAKSDSPILVYGESGTGKELFVQSIHNASSRAAGPFIAQNCAAIPENLLESILFGTSKGSYTGAVDRPGLFELANGGTLFLDELNSMPFDLQAKLLRVIEDGAVRRIGGSNVISVDVRVISAMNVYPTVAMEANQLRTDLFYRLNVLTFELMPLRQRKEDIVYLSDIFISQYNKRLRKHVSGLDENVKAIFLKHQWPGNVRELKHTVEYMMNVCEDRMMLTGQDLPMMMKNIQPDPSEQTRTSFVLRENLRELEIQLINDALKASGGNVQQAAVLLEIPRQTLQYKIKKLNI
- a CDS encoding aspartate aminotransferase family protein, which produces MKPSYLIKPALDETYPEIDYGKGVFLFDKDGKKYLDAASGAVTANIGHGVPEIILAMHEQSKRVSFVYRSQFTSEAAERLAEKLADALPGDLNWSFFVNSGSEATETALKIAIQYWQEKGIKSKTKILSRWISYHGITLGALSMSGHPGRRARFVPLLEDFPSISPPYCYRCPYQSTAPECGYLCAMELEGAIKRIGSDHIAGFIAEPVIGAAGGAITPPQGYYETIKKICDDNNILFIADEVMTGFGRTGPILASEHWNVIPDIVALGKGMGAGYAPIAATVVSDHVMEPIMHGSKSIMSGHTLSANPQSCAAALAVLEYLEKNDILSEVESKSIYLKTKIDKLKKQFDFIGDVRGKGLLLGIEFVRMPGAKIPFERSMKLTELVIKAGRDQGILLYPAGAVLDGMSGDAVIISPPLTITKREIDELVNLLKATFFEVYRILGFPYENGVE